The following coding sequences lie in one Maylandia zebra isolate NMK-2024a linkage group LG14, Mzebra_GT3a, whole genome shotgun sequence genomic window:
- the LOC143421945 gene encoding coiled-coil domain-containing protein 195-like, with amino-acid sequence MIKPQEHSELLLRDSLPVFGKPWYWQRSNSTMESTRSLAQVIMEMRDEIKKLEAENRELRGDFGQRSLAAMPGEASPVSSAVKKQADKDDNPYVNLRRNASAPVLEGQYKENTVMTVRRYSTSSNLSGVTVRDGRINRVRPSNSGWERLQEEIQHGKGVFGNSTKEDVGKITNRHSLQEYVHKNRSKVKTVTFLLPVDDIYTSRPALTKHQGDPRLSDLDSITETDS; translated from the exons ATGATAAAGCCGCAGGAGCACAGTGAGCTTCTACTGCGCGACTCCCTGCCGGTGTTTGGGAAGCCGTGGTACTGGCAACGCAGCAACAGCACCATGGAGAGCACCCGCAGCCTGGCGCAGGTGATCATGGAGATGCGGGACGAAATCAAGAAGCTGGAAGCGGAGAACCGGGAGCTGCGGGGAGACTTTGGTCAGCGTTCACTTGCAGCCATGCCAGGAGAAGCTAGTCCCGTGTCATCAGCAGTTAAGAAGCAGGCTGACAAGGATGATAACCCTTATGTGAACCTGAGGCGAAATGCGTCTGCGCCAGTCCTGGAGGGACAATACAAGG AAAACACTGTGATGACTGTTCGGAGGTACTCTACAAGTTCCAACCTGTCTGGTGTGACTGTACGGGATGGAAGGATTAACAGGGTCCGGCCAAGCAACTCTGGTTGGGAAAGACTGCAAGAAGAAATCCAACATGGGAAAGGTGTCTTCGGTAACTCAACAAAGGAAGATGTGGGAAAAATTACCAACCGGCACTCCCTGCAGGAATATGTTCATAAAAACAG GTCCAAGGTGAAAACTGTCACCTTCCTTCTACCTGTGGATGACATTTACACCAGTCGACCAGCTCTGACCAAACACCAGGGGGATCCTAGACTGTCTGACCTGGATTCCATAACTGAGACGGATTCTTGA
- the gucy1b2 gene encoding guanylate cyclase soluble subunit beta-2: MNTKNQPVFTKRLFDEQYGFINACLKSLVVEKFGEEAWVKLRDEAGVQDTFLTHEVYEDEITLHLVAEACKLLGVKPEVVLRQFGEYFFEFCKRSGYHHMLRTLGGNLSEFTENLDALHSYLSLSYKEMNAPSFRVERNPDGTMLLHYYSDRRGLCHIVPGIIGAVAKDFFNSEITMEIVNQLEELERTGKKEHVVFLVSSKTDASSKAQILHSLTDEPNTTVGIKKSDHEKKTKISFTMPRSHWQTSKELVHIGKGKSLKNFEPVYPMKLKIDLQTFCHAFPFHVVFDEQLVVHQAGVNLQRTVPGLQIVNIHLDEYFSIVHPEVTFTISSIRKFINSHFVMQTRREMMPETWKGRPMLQLRGQMIWMPSLRCMLYQASPLLRSLQELEEMHMHISDIAPHDVTRDLILLNHQRLAEMELSSQLERKKEELRILSQHLEEEKRKTENLLYAMLPKHVANQLKEGKKVDAGEFKECTILFSDVVTFTNICAMCEPIQIVHMLNSMYLQFDRLTTVHNVYKVETIGDAYMVVGGVPIPVSSHAERVANFALGMIIAAKEVINPITGGPIQIRVGLHSGPVLAGVVGEKMPRYCLFGDTVNTASRMESHGLPNKIHLSPTVYQALKNKCFVIQKRGEIEVKGKGSMTTYFLERNTGVSEQQIMGLCDLEATDGEDSSQGSYQPGFETKHKDEPFLIPMNYKDSPSESLPSSNMSEIQICPILKPTDSESYGSLDTENQSEDGAPDQLQATAKFGQTEYTEKNVEELDSDSHVDMQEQNLMSDSLETNIERKHSQTQFCVVL, translated from the exons ATGAACACGAAGAACCAGCCTGTGTTTACCAAGCGTCTGTTTGATGAGCAG TATGGATTTATTAATGCCTGTTTGAAATCGCTGGTAGTGGAAAAGTTTGGCGAGGAGGCGTGGGTCAAGCTCAG GGATGAAGCTGGAGTCCAGGACACCTTCCTGACACATGAAGTCTACGAAGATGAAATCACTTTGCACTTAGTGGCAGAGGCCTGCAAGCTTTTAG GAGTAAAACCAGAGGTAGTCTTGAGGCAGTTCGGAGAGTATTTCTTTGAGTTTTGCAAACGCTCCGGCTACCATCACATGCTGCGGACTTTAGGAGGAAATCTGTCTGAATTCACGGAGAATTTGGATGCACTTCACAGCTACCTGTCGCTCTCCTATAAG GAGATGAATGCACCTTCTTTTCGAGTGGAAAGGAACCCTGATGGAACCATGCTTCTCCATTATTATTCTGACCGCAGAGGACTTTGTCACATTGTTCCTG GTATTATTGGTGCTGTTGCTAAGGATTTTTTCAACAGTGAGATAACAATGGAGATTGTTAACCAGCTAGAAGAACTGGAGAGAACTGGAAAGAAGGAGCACGTGGTTTTCCTAGTTAGCAGTAAAACTGATGCTTCCTCAAAGGCCCAGATCCTTCATTCTTTGACTGATGAACCTAATACCACCGTCGGGATCAAAAAG TCTGatcatgaaaagaaaacaaagatcaGTTTCACCATGCCCAGGAGTCACTGGCAGACATCAAAGGAGTTGGTTCACATCGGAAAAG GCAAATCATTGAAGAATTTTGAACCTGTGTATCCCATGAAGCTCAAAATTGACCTGCAGACTTTCTGCCAtgctttcccttttcatgtagTCTTTGATGAGCAG CTGGTGGTGCATCAGGCTGGAGTGAATCTCCAAAGGACTGTCCCTGGGCTGCAGATTGTGAATATCCATTTAGATGAGTACTTCAGCATTGTGCATCCTGAGGTGACTTTCACAATCTCCAGCATCCGGAAGTTCATCAACAGCCACTTTGTCATGCAGACTCGCAGGGAAATGATGCCTGAGACATGGAAAGGCCGGCCTATGCTTCAGCTCAgag GTCAGATGATCTGGATGCCTTCTCTGCGCTGCATGTTATATCAAGCCTCTCCTTTGCTGAGAAGCCTTCAGGAGCTGGAGGAAATGCACATGCACATTTCTGACATTGCACCCCATGATGTCACCCGAGACCTTATCCTACTCAATCACCAGCGACTGGCTGAAATGGAGCTATCCAGTCAGCTGGAAAGGAAGAAGGAAGAGCTCCGCATCCTGTCCCAGCACCTtgaggaagagaagagaaagacagagaactTGCTGTATGCCATGCTGCCTAAGCATGTAGCCAACCAGCTGAAAGAGGGCAAAAAAGTAGATGCAG GAGAATTCAAGGAATGCACCATATTGTTCAGTGATGTAGTGACGTTTACCAATATCTGTGCCATGTGTGAACCCATTCAAATCGTTCATATGCTTAACTCCATGTACCTGCAATTTGACCGACTCACCACTGTGCACAATGTCTACAAG GTTGAAACCATAGGGGATGCCTATATGGTGGTAGGTGGGGTTCCTATACCTGTCTCCAGCCATGCTGAGAGGGTGGCCAACTTTGCTCTGGGCATGATTATAGCTGCCAAGGAGGTTATTAACCCCATAACTGGAGGACCCATTCAG ATCCGTGTGGGTCTCCACAGTGGTCCTGTATTGGCAGGTGTAGTTGGGGAAAAGATGCCACGCTACTGTCTTTTCGGAGACACTGTCAACACTGCATCTCGTATGGAGAGTCACGGCCTCCCCAACAAGATCCATTTGAGCCCAACTGTATACCA GGCTTTAAAGAACAAATGCTTTGTCATCCAGAAACGAGGAGAGATAGAGGTGAAGGGAAAGGGGAGTATGACCACTTACTTTCTTGAAAGAAACACCGGAGTGAGCGAGCAGCAGATTATGGGTCTCTGTGACCTGGAGGCCACAGACGGAGAGGACAGCAGCCAGGGAAGCTACCAGCCAG GTTTTGAAACAAAGCATAAAGATGAGCCTTTCTTGATCCCAATGAATTACAAAGACAGTCCAAGTGAATCTCTGCCATCATCAAATATGTCTGAGATTCAAATCTGCCCAATTCTCAAGCCCACCGACTCAGAAAGCTATGGAAGCCTCGACACTGAAAACCAATCAGAGGATGGAGCTCCTGACCAGTTACAAGCTACTGCTAAATTTGGCCAAACAGAatacacagagaaaaacgtagAGGAATTAGACAGTGATAGCCACGTGGACATGCAGGAGCAAAACTTGATGAGTGATTCTTTGGAAACTAATATTGAAAGAAAACATAGCCAAACCCAGTTCTGTGTAGTTCTCTGA
- the cep57 gene encoding centrosomal protein of 57 kDa isoform X1, with protein sequence METLPKTLAADATRETESYPPPPPTCGPVPDSLSLPSYKDYPAHRPFINTLVHHRPQTHTHQSYVPSSPIKAFPETNSTVILSALRNLQEKIRRLEMEKGHAERSLHALGKDASQTLLQNEDITPRLLNDQKDPERQRSAHSNCNQVLINHLAAAESRCLKLERQLDHMRRMLRNARTERTNLLKQQDILQKAKSAEWQSDTASQYAQFDKLERLEREYLRLTRTQNISEMKILELEMKLQEEEYQRKLIQDKANQLQTGLDASRILLQSVSPCRSAKKPKEKKSNTKKSSQQYSHTEPHYRLSLRDVPFVAGTSVGCSHSVRANVQSVLSLLKRHQPHLCNSRVLSRNTNGSGTDGHRHSDSSSSSSSASGEELSELLQALQEELRLMSLEHDELMRQVEDCVFEQERKELRRVQERLLLKMERKGEQISKLYKHKSQIKKLRKEANCRQSNGNELRVSTTVSTRGHSAAAVKARPGDRSKMNLRLLRDMKALQTSLRT encoded by the exons ATGGAGACGCTGCCAAAAACACTCGCAGCTGATGCTACGCGGGAAACG GAATCTtatccaccaccaccaccaacctGTGGACCGGTGCCTGACAGTCTGTCTCTGCCATCCTACAAAGACTACCCAGCTCACCGACCTTTTATCAACACACTTGTGCATCACagacctcaaacacacactcatcaATCATATGTTCCATCATCACCCATCAAAGCCTTCCCTGAGACCAACAGTACTG tGATCTTATCTGCCTTGAGGAACCTACAAGAAAAGATCAGGAGGTTGGAGATGGAAAAAGGACATGCAGAGCGGAGTCTGCATGCACTGGGAAAAGAtgcttcacaaacacttctacaGAATGAAGATATTACACCGAGACTCTTAAATGATCAAAAAGACCCAGAAAGACAAAGAAGTGCCCATTCCAACTGCAACCAAG TGCTGATCAACCACCTTGCTGCCGCAGAGTCTCGCTGTTTGAAGCTGGAGCGACAGCTGGATCACATGAGGAGGATGCTGCGCAATGCCAGAACAGAGAGGACCAACCTGCTTAAACAGCAG GACATCCTGCAGAAAGCCAAATCAGCTGAGTGGCAGTCTGACACAGCATCACAGTATGCTCAGTTTGACAAGCTGGAGAGACTTGAGCGGGAGTATCTCAGACTGACACGTACACAGAACATTTCTGAG ATGAAGATCCTTGAGTTGGAGATGAAACTACAGGAAGAGGAGTACCAAAGAAAGCTCATCCAAGACAAGGCCAACCAA CTACAGACGGGGTTGGACGCCAGTAGGATCCTGCTGCAGTCTGTGTCACCGTGCCGATCCGCCAAGAAGCCCAAAGAGAAGAAGTCCAATACAAAG AAATCATCGCAGCAATATTCCCACACAGAGCCACATTATAGACTGAGCCTGAGAGATGTACCCTTTGTTGCTGGAACG TCAGTAGGCTGCAGCCACTCGGTCAGAGCCAACGTCCAGTCAGTTTTGTCTCTCCTGAAGCGACACCAGCCCCACCTCTGCAACAGCCGCGTCCTCTCACGCAACACGAACGGCTCCGGCACAGACGGCCACCGGCATTCAGAcagttcctcttcttcctcttcggCTAGCGGGGAGGAATTATCGGAGCTGCTGCAAGCCCTGCAGGAGGAGCTGCGACTCATGAGCTT GGAGCATGATGAGTTAATGAGGCAGGTGGAGGATTGTGTGTTTGAACAGGAAAGAAAGGAACTTCGGAGGGTGCAGGAGAGGCTGTTGTTGAAAATGGAGAGGAAAGGAGAGCAGATCAGTAAGCTGTACAAGCACAAGTCGCAG ataaaaaagttaagaaaagaAGCCAATTGCAGGCAGAGCAATGGGAACGAGCTGAGGGTGTCTACCACAGTGTCCACCAGAGGTCACTCTGCGGCAGCAGTCAAGGCTAGACCAGGAGACAGAAGCAAAATGAATCTGAGGCTCCTGAGGGACATGAAGGCTCTGCAGACCTCATTACGGACCTGA
- the cep57 gene encoding centrosomal protein of 57 kDa isoform X2, producing METLPKTLAADATRETESYPPPPPTCGPVPDSLSLPSYKDYPAHRPFINTLVHHRPQTHTHQSYVPSSPIKAFPETNSTVILSALRNLQEKIRRLEMEKGHAERSLHALGKDASQTLLQNEDITPRLLNDQKDPERQRSAHSNCNQVLINHLAAAESRCLKLERQLDHMRRMLRNARTERTNLLKQQDILQKAKSAEWQSDTASQYAQFDKLERLEREYLRLTRTQNISEMKILELEMKLQEEEYQRKLIQDKANQLQTGLDASRILLQSVSPCRSAKKPKEKKSNTKSVGCSHSVRANVQSVLSLLKRHQPHLCNSRVLSRNTNGSGTDGHRHSDSSSSSSSASGEELSELLQALQEELRLMSLEHDELMRQVEDCVFEQERKELRRVQERLLLKMERKGEQISKLYKHKSQIKKLRKEANCRQSNGNELRVSTTVSTRGHSAAAVKARPGDRSKMNLRLLRDMKALQTSLRT from the exons ATGGAGACGCTGCCAAAAACACTCGCAGCTGATGCTACGCGGGAAACG GAATCTtatccaccaccaccaccaacctGTGGACCGGTGCCTGACAGTCTGTCTCTGCCATCCTACAAAGACTACCCAGCTCACCGACCTTTTATCAACACACTTGTGCATCACagacctcaaacacacactcatcaATCATATGTTCCATCATCACCCATCAAAGCCTTCCCTGAGACCAACAGTACTG tGATCTTATCTGCCTTGAGGAACCTACAAGAAAAGATCAGGAGGTTGGAGATGGAAAAAGGACATGCAGAGCGGAGTCTGCATGCACTGGGAAAAGAtgcttcacaaacacttctacaGAATGAAGATATTACACCGAGACTCTTAAATGATCAAAAAGACCCAGAAAGACAAAGAAGTGCCCATTCCAACTGCAACCAAG TGCTGATCAACCACCTTGCTGCCGCAGAGTCTCGCTGTTTGAAGCTGGAGCGACAGCTGGATCACATGAGGAGGATGCTGCGCAATGCCAGAACAGAGAGGACCAACCTGCTTAAACAGCAG GACATCCTGCAGAAAGCCAAATCAGCTGAGTGGCAGTCTGACACAGCATCACAGTATGCTCAGTTTGACAAGCTGGAGAGACTTGAGCGGGAGTATCTCAGACTGACACGTACACAGAACATTTCTGAG ATGAAGATCCTTGAGTTGGAGATGAAACTACAGGAAGAGGAGTACCAAAGAAAGCTCATCCAAGACAAGGCCAACCAA CTACAGACGGGGTTGGACGCCAGTAGGATCCTGCTGCAGTCTGTGTCACCGTGCCGATCCGCCAAGAAGCCCAAAGAGAAGAAGTCCAATACAAAG TCAGTAGGCTGCAGCCACTCGGTCAGAGCCAACGTCCAGTCAGTTTTGTCTCTCCTGAAGCGACACCAGCCCCACCTCTGCAACAGCCGCGTCCTCTCACGCAACACGAACGGCTCCGGCACAGACGGCCACCGGCATTCAGAcagttcctcttcttcctcttcggCTAGCGGGGAGGAATTATCGGAGCTGCTGCAAGCCCTGCAGGAGGAGCTGCGACTCATGAGCTT GGAGCATGATGAGTTAATGAGGCAGGTGGAGGATTGTGTGTTTGAACAGGAAAGAAAGGAACTTCGGAGGGTGCAGGAGAGGCTGTTGTTGAAAATGGAGAGGAAAGGAGAGCAGATCAGTAAGCTGTACAAGCACAAGTCGCAG ataaaaaagttaagaaaagaAGCCAATTGCAGGCAGAGCAATGGGAACGAGCTGAGGGTGTCTACCACAGTGTCCACCAGAGGTCACTCTGCGGCAGCAGTCAAGGCTAGACCAGGAGACAGAAGCAAAATGAATCTGAGGCTCCTGAGGGACATGAAGGCTCTGCAGACCTCATTACGGACCTGA
- the mre11a gene encoding double-strand break repair protein MRE11: MSSENTSDDEDTFKILIATDIHLGYLEKDAIRGNDTYTTLDEILQCAKQNEVDFILLGGDLFHDNKPSRQCLHKCLTMLRKYCMGDSPVRFEILSDQKVNFNTTQFPWVNYQDENLNISIPVFSIHGNHDDPTGAEGLCALDLLSASGLVNHFGHSHSVEKIEISPILIQKGITKLALYGLGSIPDERLYRMFVNKQVSMLRPKEDQDGWFNLFTIHQNRSKHGPTNYIPEQFLDDFLDLVVWGHEHECLIKPTLNEQQLFYVSQPGSSVATSLSPGEATKKKIGLLRVKGRKMKLQEIPLKTVRQFFIEDVVLADHQDCFTPDTPHVTKKVEDYCFAKVTEMLDEAERERLGCRLTPEKPLIRLRVDYSGGFEAFNTSRFSQKFVDRVANPKDIIHFIRRREQKEIKDESSIDYGKLFKPTAVEGLRVEDLVKQYFEAAEQKVQLSLLTEQGMGKAIQEFVDKDEKEAIEELITYQLQKTQLHLQSRGVTTEQDIDAEVRLFRDSKKNTAEEEKDIQEAMNRAKAHRLERGDGDFADQDVSDVNMDSDEGSVPVAAPTRGRGRGSRGRGGRGRGRGATASEPKPAGRGRSQKSSTTSQSRSIFQAFQASSQKPSRTRATKSYTDEVIIDDSDEDIPVTKAARPPPKPSSSSSSSSFSKYGSQSQSQSRGIAFEDSDDDEDDPFKAPTRR, encoded by the exons atgtctTCAGAGAATACCTC AGATGATGAGGATACTTTCAAGATCCTGATTGCTACAGATATTCACCTTGGTTACCTTGAGAAGGATGCCATTCGTGGAAATGACACATACACCACACTAGATGAAATCCTGCAATGTGCCAAGCAAAATGAG GTAGATTTCATCCTCCTTGGTGGCGATTTATTCCATGACAACAAACCTTCACGCCAGTGCCTTCACAAGTGCCTCACTATGCTGCGAAAATACTGCATGGGAGACTCGCCTGTACGCTTCGAAATCCTCAGTGACCAGAAAGTCAACTTCAACACAACACA GTTCCCCTGGGTTAATTATCAGGATGAAAACCTGAACATCTCTATTCCTGTGTTCAGCATTCATGGGAACCATGATGACCCAACTGGA GCTGAAGGCTTGTGTGCATTGGATCTGCTGAGTGCTTCTGGACTTGTCAATCATTTTGGCCACTCCCACTCTGTGGAGAAGATAGAAATCAGTCCCATTTTAATACAGAAAGGCATCACCAAGCTTGCCTTATATGGTCTTG GTTCTATCCCAGATGAGCGCCTGTACAGGATGTTTGTCAACAAACAGGTATCCATGCTTCGCCCGAAAGAAGACCAAGATGGCTGGTTTAACCTCTTCACCATCCATCAGAACAG GAGTAAACATGGTCCTACAAACTACATTCCTGAGCAGTTCCTGGATGATTTCCTTGACCTGGTGGTGTGGGGTCATGAACATGAGTGTTTGATTAAACCCACCCTAAATGAACAGCAGCTCTTCTATGTGTCACAGCCTGGAAGCTCTGTAGCTACATCCCTTTCTCCTGGAGAAGCCACCAAGAA GAAAATTGGTCTGTTGAGGGTGAAAGGTCGTAAAATGAAATTGCAAGAGATCCCCCTGAAGACTGTGCGTCAGTTCTTCATTGAGGATGTGGTGCTGGCTGATCATCAGGACTGTTTTACACCAGATACACCTCATGTAACAAAGAAGGTGGAGGACTATTGTTTTGCAAAGGTCACAGAGATGCTGGACGAAGCAGAAAGGGAAAGACTTGGATGTCGGCTTACACCTGAGAAACCTCTTATTCGCCTGAGA GTGGACTACAGTGGCGGTTTTGAGGCATTCAATACCTCACGGTTCAGCCAGAAGTTTGTGGATCGTGTGGCCAACCCGAAAGACATAATTCACTTTATCAGACGCCGTGAGCAGAAGGAAATCAAAG ATGAGAGCAGTATTGACTATGGGAAGCTGTTCAAACCTACTGCTGTCGAAGGGTTGAGAGTGGAGGACCTTGTCAAGCAGTACTTTGAGGCAGCAGAGCAG AAGGTACAGCTGTCCCTGCTGACTGAACAAGGCATGGGTAAGGCCATTCAGGAGTTTGTTGACAAAGATGAGAAGGAAGCCATCGAGGAGCTTATCACTTACCAGTTGCAGAAGACACAGCTCCATCTTCAGTCTAGAGGAGTAACCACAGAACAGGATATAGATGCAGAG gTTCGGCTATTCAGAGATTCCAAAAAGAACACAGCTGAGGAGGAGAAAGACATCCAAGAA gcTATGAACAGAGCTAAGGCTCACCGGTTGGAGCGTGGTGATGGTGACTTCGCAGATCAGGATGTTTCAGATGTTAATATGGACTCTGACGAAGGCTCGGTTCCAGTTGCTGCACCTACACGAGGCAGAGGGCGAGGAAGCAGAGGCCGTGGTGGCCGAGGGAGGGGCAGAG GTGCGACTGCCTCTGAACCAAAGCCAGCTGGTCGGGGTCGGTCCCAGAAGTCCTCAACAACATCCCAAAGCAGGAGCATTTTTCAGG CATTTCAGGCATCCTCTCAAAAGCCTTCTCGGACTAGAGCCACCAAATCTTACACAGATGAA GTGATCATTGATGACTCAGATGAAGATATACCTGTAACAAAAGCTGCCCGGCCGCCTCCAAA ACCgtcatcctcatcatcatcatcgtcctTCTCTAAATACGGCTCTCAGAGCCAGAGCCAGTCAAGAGGAATTGCATTTGAGGACAGCGATGATGATGAG GATGATCCATTCAAAGCCCCGACCAGAAGATAA